In Verrucomicrobiia bacterium, the genomic window TATTAGCCCAGCAATTTATTGCTGGGTTCCCATCCGTCGCAATTCAAGTCCCGCCAGGGACGAAAGAATTTTCCGCTTGGAACCAAATCTCACCCACTCACCCAACACTTCTCATTAACCCCCAACTTCAGTTGGGGGAAAACTCCAGACGCGCGTGCGCAAGAAACGGTTTTCAACCGTTTCTCGAATTTACCATTCGCCAACCGCCGGTTTTGCCCTCTGCTTGGCAGGACGCCGCCGCCGTCGGTTCAGTCTTGTTTTTGAAGCCCAACCCCGCCACTCTATTCAACGAAATTGCACGATTTAAAAAAACGGCACGTTCAACCTATCCAACCATGAAAGCGTATCTCATCACCACCGGCATCATTTTTGGACTCATTGCCTTCGCGCACGCCTGGCGCGCCATCGCCGAACGCGACCTCCTGCGCACCAACCCCGGCGAATTCATTTCCATGGCCCTGCTCGGAGTCCTCGCCGCGTCGCTCTGTGTTTGGGCATTTCGCCTCGTCGGCAAATCATCTCGCGCTTGACCCGCTCAATCGGTCAATCGTGCTCCACGCCGCTGTCCCAAAAATTTTTCAATTCTTCCGCCGTCGGAACCGTCAATGGCCGTACGATGCGGAAGCCCAAAAATTGCGCGTCCGTGTGATACCAAATACTCTTGGGTAATTGCGGGTCCTGCATCTTCCACGACGGATCCGACCCGCGCCGCGCTGCACTCCGCAATAATTCAGGATCATCCTGCCACGAACCACCGCGAACCGCCTGCGGATAAGGCGTCGTGGCTTTCACCCACGGATCGGCGATCACTCCCGCCGCCGCCGCGCCATAACCTTGCGCCGAATATTGATCGAGCGTCCATTCCGCGACGTTTCCGTGCATGTCGAACAAGCCCCACGGATTCGGTTTTTTCTGGCCGACCTTCTGATATTTCCCGTCGCTGTTTCCCGCGAACCACGCGTAATCACCCAGCTTCGATACATCATCGCCAAAAGAATACGCCGTCGTCGTGCCCGCGCGGCAGGCATATTCCCATTCCGCTTCCGTCGGCAACCGGTAAAAATGCCCCGTCTTCGCGCTCAGCCATTTGCAATAAGTATTCGCCGCGTGCTGCGTCATGCTGATCGCCGGAAAACCGTCCTTGCCCATGCCGAAACTCATCTCCACATACGGCTTCGTCGGATGCGTCACCGCGTCCGCGATTTCCGGCGTATTCCCTTTTTTCATTTCGGGATACATGAACAACTCAAACTCATTCCAGGTCACCTCGCATCGCTCCATCCAAAATGGCGAGACACTTATCTTGCGCTGCGGCCCTTCATCCGCCTTGCGCTTGGCTTCGCTCTCCGGACTGCCCATGACGAACGTCCCCGCCGGAATCGGAACCATGTCAAACGTCACTCTCGTCCCGGGAATCGTCTCGGTATAACTTTTCATTTCCGCCGGCGACGCCGCGTTTCCCTGCGCGATTATTTTTTTGCGAATCTCGGAAATCGTCGCCACCTCGTCGTTCGTTTCCGCCACCACGATCTTCCGCGCAATCAGCGTCACGCCCTCCGGCCATTTCGCTCCCTGCAAAATCCATAATCGCAGCGTCTCGGTCTGCGCCTTCGTCAGCGATTCGTCCTTCGGCGGCATCTTTTTATCATCGTCTGCCGGCAGTTGCGTGGACGTGTAAAGCGGACTCTTCGCCGGGTCGCCGGGCACGATGTCAATCCCGTCTGCGCCGCCTTTGAACGCATCGGCGCGATTATCGAGACGCAGTTTGCTCTTGGCCTTTTCGGGATTATGGCAGCGGACGCAGTTGTTCTCCAAAATCGGTTTTACCTGCGCATTGAAATCAATCGCGTCGTCCGCGTGGACGGCGCTCAAATCAAATCCGCCAGCGAATGCAAAAACCAAAACCATCGCCGTCCTTACAATAAGTTTATTTACCGCACGGAAGCCAAGTACCGGTTTTGCTCTGCGGCCCCCCCCCCATTCCCGCCGTTCAAAAACAAACCGAAGTGGGTCTTGGGGAGCGCACGCGTCCCGCGTGCAGTGTTCGGCATCCTTGCCGAACACATTTCTCGTCTTTATTTCTGATGGCATCATGTTTTCTCCAAAACCAACTGATCTCATTATCTATCCGCCATAACCGACGCCCACCCCAGTTCGATTATTCGATTGCATCCATCCGCCGGGCGAACATCTCCATCTTGTCCCGGGGAGCGCACGCGCCCTCGCGTGCAGTGGCTGGCGCCCCCGCCGGCCACATCTTTATCCGTTCAATAAATCCCACCCACTTTTCTTCAAAACGGTTCCCTGATTGGCACGTCGAAATCGCTTAATGCCCGCAGTGTTGACGACCGCGATTTTTTTGTCAATCTGCACACGCGTGAACGCGGGCAAATTTCTCAAATATTTTATCTTCGCGATGGTGGCCTCCAACCTCGCTCTCGCCGCGTGGGTGCTGATCGGCGGCATGACCACCAAAGAAAAACCCGCAACCGCAACACCCGCCGCTTCCACAAACTCCACCAACTCATCCGCCGCGCCCGAAAAAAACCCGTAGCCTCGTCACTCCCCGCGATAGACACACTTCGCCGTGCAAGTCTCCGCCACCACCACTTCACTCAACAACGGCAATTTCGGTTTCAACTTTTTCCAGATCCAGATCGCCACATTTTCGCTCGTGGGATTTTCCAGCCCGGGAATTTCATTGAGATAATAATGGTCGAGCTTTTCCCAAAGCGGTTTGAACGCCGCCGAAATCTCCGCATAATCCATCACCCACCCCAGCCGCGGATCGCATTCGCCGCTCACCACGATCTCAGCCGTGAAGCTGTGGCCATGCAAACGCCGGCACTTATGATTCTTCGGCAAATGCGGCAACAAATGTGCCGCCTCAAATTGAAATGTTTTTCGTAGTTCCATCTTCGTTTGAATTAAAAATTAAAAATGCAAAATCAAAAAAAGCAAAGTGAGTTTTCAGGGGCATATCTTATCACCGCCTCCGATGGTAGGGCCGCGCCGCCGCGCCGCCGGTAAGGCATTCGTACGCCAGCAAAAGCAATCCAGCCGACCGGCCGCGACCAAACGTGGTTGAACGTGGCCAAACCCAATCTCACATGGCCGACGATGGCGTGCGTAGCCGCGCGTGCTAAACCCTGCAAAAAATTCTTCTCCCTCTCCGCCGCTTGCGGGGGAGAGGGCCGGGGAGAGGTGGTCCCACCCATTTTTTTCAGAGGTGAATACCAGTAACTTGTTTGGGGCGTTGCGTGCGGGAACTTCGGTAAACCCACCCTCTCCCCCACCCCTGACGGACGCAATGTATTTACCCCCAGCTTCAAACGCACATTCCAAATTTTGCATTTTAATTTTAAATTTTTAATTTCTGACGACGCTTCACGGAAAGCTTCATGAAGAAATTCCACGAGCGCCAATCGTTCACGGACTATACCGATGAATCGTGAAAAAAATTCTTCTCCCTCTCCGCCGCTCGCGGGGGAGAGGGCCGGGGAGAGGTGGTCCCATCCATTTCTTTCAGAGGTGAAATACATGGCAATTCAGGCAATTTGTTTGAAGAACTGCGTCCGGGAATTTTGAGAAACGCACTCCCCTCGCCCGCACTTAATGGTGCACACGTACCCAACTCCAAAAGCACATTCCAAATTTTGCATTTTTAATTTTAAATTTTTAATTTTTATTTCCTCAATCCTGCTCCCAATCCGCCCACGTAACCAAATCCCCCAGCGCCGGCCGCCCATCGTGACGCCACAGCAGCGGCGGATTCTGCATCTTGCCGAGCGGACAAACGCGCGTGATACCCCAGCGCGCCAACTGCGTCGCGAAATGCTGCGCGCGATCTTCCGTCGCCGCCAAACCCACCGTCGAAACCTTGCCGATCACGCTGTCCGCCCCCTGCAATGCCTCGGTCAAATTCGCCACGCCTTTCACGTAAATAAAACGGTTGAGACAGGACAGTTGAAACCGCGGATCGCTCTCGTAGATCACCGTCCACGCCGTGGAATTTTCGCTGTGCCACATCAGCGTGTCCGGCGAATGCGCCGCGCGAATCTCATAGAAGGCGCGTTTGGATGCGATCACCGCCGCCGTCTCCGCTGGCAGCGCCCCGCGCGGCTGCTCGCTTTCCAGCCGCGCCAATTCTTCCGCGATCATTTTGGCGAATAATTCGCCGGTCAATTCCCCGCCGTGTTCCACATAAATAACATGCGGCGAAAGACAACCCTGCTGGTCCCACGCGATCACATCCATCGCCGCCCGCGTCGCAATTTTTTTGGGATTAAACCCGGACAACATTTCGTGCGCGACATAACCAAAACTCACGCGATGCCCATATCCCACGAACCGCGTCTTCACCGGCAAATGATACCGTATCTCGCTGAGCGTTTCGTCGCTGCCCGTCGCGGTCACGCAATCCGCCTCTTTGAACAGCGGCATCTCCAAATTCATCGAACCGCCGCGCCACTCGGCGACTTCCAGGCACGCGCCCAGTTTCCCATCCGCTTCATAAAGCGAATGCGCGAACATTCGCGGCAGAAACGAACATCCGCTCGCGCACTTCACAAATTGCGCCGACTTGGTGAGCAACCCCAAAATGATGCTCATAAAAATCGGATTCGGCAGCGTGCCGCCCGCGATCTGCACCAGCAATTCCGGCCCGCGCGCCAGTGCCGCGCGTTGGGCTGAAGTTTCAGCCGCCGTCGCGCTGAACACATCGAGGCGGTCCACCGTTCCCAATTCCTGCATCATCAATGCGCGCAAATTTTCCGTTGTGATCTGCCGGAAAAAAGTGTCCAACCCATGCGCCAAAGTTTGCCGCGAAAAACCGGTCGCCGCCGGCCCCTGCGCCAGCGCGAACTGGCGAATGGGATATTCCGAGTCCAGCCAATTCTCCGTGACTTTTGCGATCAGCCGGATCAGCGATGCCGCCGTCCGCTCCGCCAGGTAACGCTCGCGATTGCGTTTCAAGGTTTGGCACGCGTCGGCAATGATGGTCTGCGTCAGCGCCGCTTCCGGCGGCAGGTCGGCTAAAAAATAATTCGGCAGGTTCATCTAAGCGTGATTGCGGCCGCCCCTCATTGTCTGTGGGTCGCCGTCGCAGGAAAATTCGTTTCGTCCACCGCCGCGTGCGGCAGCGTCGTGCGATTATGCACGCCCTCCCAAATCCAGAACAGCAGCGTCGCCAGTGGAAACAAAAGAATGAACAGGAGCAAAATGCGTTTCATAAAATCATGCGCTTTGGAGTGAGCAGCCGCGCGATTCCGCGAGCGCCACGCGTCCGAGCAATTCAAACCCGTCGCCGCGTCGCGCGCCCAGGTCTTCCATCTGAATCGCCATCACGGAATAAACATTCGCCAAATCAAAAATGCGAATCAATCCCGTTTCTCCCTCGGCAGCCTCGCGCCCGGTTTCCGGCGAAACAATCTGCACCCGCGCCCACGGTGGAAAATGAAATCGCCTCGCTTGTCCGTTTCCAACCACCCCGTCATAAGCCTGCGAACTCAATTCACTCATGCCGTATTCGCAAATGATGTTCGCCGGAGAAATACCCAGCGAGTGCGAAATAAACGCGTGCAATTCCGTCTTGGCCATCTCCCGCGAACGCCCTTTGTAACCACCCGTTTCCATCGCGCGCGAACCCACCGGCAATTTCAAACGCAAATTGTCTCCCTGCATCCGATCCGTCAGATGCACAAAATTAAACGCCGTGCCCAACACAATCAACGGACGATTGGAAGCGATGGCATTCTCCAACGACGTGCGCGTAAGCTCCCAATCCAATTCCCACGCCCCATCACTCAGCGCCATCCCGCAAAAAAGTGCTTCACCCAAACCAAATTCACGGCTCACCGTTTCAAACATGTGTACCAGCGAAGAATTCGGCGACTGCTCCGGCGAAGGCGTCAAAAATAAAAAATCCGCGCGCCCGGCCTCAGGCAGCAAATGTTGACGAAACCACGGCAACAGCGAAGCCTCATAAATCGCCAGCGAATCCGCGTTGTGAAAATGGCGGCTGGGCCGTTGCGCCGTCGTGCCGCTCGAATGAAACGCGCGTGCGCGTTGTTCAACCGGCAAACTCGTCACTTCCAATTCCTTGAACGCCGCCGTCGGCATCGCCGGAATCTGCCGCCAATCGCTAATCTTATCCGGCGAGATTCCCCGCGCCTCGCAAAATCGCCGATACGCCGCATTGTGCGTGAATTGAAGTCTGAAAAGTTCGCCCGCCAGATGATTGAACCGTTCATCGCCGGAAACTCCGGCGCGGATGAACTCGCGCAACTGCGCGGCGTAGCCTGAAAATGTCGCTGAATGTGTCATGCGGTTTTTGGTAAAACACGGCTGGTTTTCCGCAACAGCCGTCCGCCACTGTCCGCCGAATCCCCCAAATTGTCGAGCGCGAAGAAAACGGCGATGGTCATTACAACCATCGCCGCCAAATACCAGCCACTTCGCCAAATGAATTTTACTTCTTCGGCACGGTCGCAATCGCCTGCTTCATTTCATCGAGATGCACATCAGCGGAGGGATTGTCCGTGACGTGAACAATTTTCCCATCCAGCCCGATCAAAAAGCTCACGCGCCGATCCATGTTTCTACCCGGCATCCGAACGCCATAAACATCGGCGATCTTCCCATCCGTATCCGCGATCAACGGAAAATTCAGCGTGTACTTGCTGATGAATTGTTGATGGCTCGCCGCCGAATCAAAACTAACCCCCACCACCTCAACATTGTCCTTGCCCAGGTCGCCCATGCGATCCCGAAGCCCACAAGCCTCCTTCGTGCAACCCCTGGTATCGTCCTTGGGATAAAAATAAAGCAGCACGACTTTCTTTCCAATGTCATCGGAAAGTTTCCAATTTTTACCATCCTGATTTTTACCTTCGACCAGCGGCGCAGCCTCACCCACCGCCGGCGCCTTGGCGGCATCGGCAAACGTGGTGGTCAAACTGGCAATCAAAGTGGCGGCGGTGAGAGATAATGCAAGTAAGGCTTTCATAGATTCTCGGTTATATTTTTGTTCCCGATAAGAGTGACCCAACTTAACTGGGATAACCATAGTGTCAATGTCTTGATTACCCAATTTGCAGTGGACTTATAACGAAACCACCGCACCCGTCCTGATGGATTTTTCCTCCGCCTCACAAATCTCAACCGCACTCAAGCCATCCGCCGCCGTCACAACGCTCGGCGCAACCCCCCTTTGAATGCAGTCAATAAAATAACGCGTCTCGCCCAGGTAACCATCCCCCGCCTCGCATGAAACAACACGCCCCGCCTGGCCTGGCTCATAAATCTTGAGCGACTCCACTCCACGCGACAAATCAAAGTCCACCGTCGCCCGCTCGAAATTCACCGTGTATTCCATTTTGAATCCAAACGAGTCCGCCATCAGCCAACTCGCCTCCGCCGTCACGGGAGTTCCGTCCGCCACCTGATACGACGTCACCACATGATCCGGCGCGCCGCTGAACCGCGTGATGCCCGTTGAGAAAACACTCCGCGGACGCCCAAAACAAAATTGCACGAAATCCGTATCGTGAATGTGAAAATCCAAAAGCGCGCCGCCGGAATCTTCTCCGTTAAAATAATTCGCATTGCCCCACGCCGGCGGCGGCGACACCCGGCGGAAGCGCGCGGCCAAAACTTTGCCGTACGTTTGCGCGTCAATGGTTTGTTTGAGCCACGTCCATTCCGGCCAGAAACGCATCACCATCGCCGGCATAAAAAATCCTTTGGCGCTCGCCGCCGCTTCCACAATCTCCCGGCACAACGCCGGCGTCCGCGCCAGCGGTTTTTCGCACAAAACATGTTTGCCCGCACGCAACGCCGCAACCGCCAGCGGCACATGCCATCGCGTCGGCACGCACAGGTCAATCAAATCAACGCCGGGGTCCGCGAGCAGTTGCGCAAAATCCGTGTACGCCCTGACCTGCGCGAGGTCGAGCTTGAACGGTTGCGTATCGCCAATATTTCCACCCGCGCCAGACAGATCGCCATCCGCCGGTAATTTTCTCGTGCTGCAAACCGCCGCCACGCGCGCGCCGGGAATTTTGTGATACGCCTTGATGTGCGTCGCGCCCATGAAACCCACTCCCACTACGCCCACGCCCACGCTCACAGTTTTCATTGGGTGAAGCGCGCGAGATATTCGTGCGCCGCGCAAATGTCCGCCACGCGTTGTTCACCCGCCTCGCGTTCAATGCAAAAATTTCCGCTGAAGCGCAGTTGCTCGACCGTGCGAAAAAACGCGGCCCAATCCACCTGCCCCATGCCCACCACCACCTCCTGCCCCCACGTGCCGGGCTTCTTCGTCTTCACCGCGTCCTTGATGTGGCACTGCTTGAGCCACGGCCCCAGCGCGCGCAACGCCGCGATCGGATCTTCCATGTCATACAAAATGATATTCGCCGGATCGTAATTCACGCCCACGTTCGGCTGGTTAAGCAGTCGCAAAAAAGTGCGCAGCGTCTCCGCCTTTTCCTGTCCCGTCTCAAAACCAAGTTCCATTCCTTTCGCCGCAAATAATTCCGCGATCAACGTGATTCGTTGAAGCAATTTCTGAAACGTGCGGTCGCTCGGATCATGCGGCAAAAATCCCGCGTGAAACGTCACCAGCTTGACGCCCAGTGCTCGCGCAATTTCCGCATCCGCCTGGATGTTGCGCCAATTTTCCTCCCACGTCGCATCCGGGACCACCCCGCCGGTTTGCGCGATGGATTCCATCGTCGAATAATCTTCGCCCACGGTCGCAATCATCGCCGACGCAAAAGTAATTCCATTTTTCGCGCACAACTCCGGCAGAACTCCCCACACCGCCGGCTGCGAACGCAATGGATCGAGCGCGATCTGCACGCGTTGGATGCCGATGGTTTGCAGTTGCCGGATCAGGTCATCGGGATCAGCCGGACGCAATGACCAACTGCATACGGCGAGATTAGCGGCGGTGATCATGGTGAGTCCAAACGTCGTGCACGTGCAAAAATAATTACTTCGTTTGAAACCGTTTCACGAACTCGATAAATCCTTCCGCCTGGGTTTTCAACCGGCCCACAATTTCCGCATTGCTCAACTTGCCTTCGCCATCCAGCGAATTGCCCACGAGCGGCAGAAATACGCGCTCGGGAAAAATGTAGGCATTGCGATAGCCAAAAATTTGCTGAAGCTGTTCCACCGGTCGAAGCGCGCCCCACATGCCCGCCGCCAACCCGACAAAACAAACCGGGCGATGATGAAAGCTCTCGGGAAACTTCAACATGTCTATGAAGTATTTCAAGATACCCGGAATCCCGCCGTTATATTCCGGCGTCACGATGATCAACGCCGTGGACTTAAGAATGGCCTCGGAAAAAGGCGCAAACGCCGCCGGTTTTTCACCGTAGGAAGTCGGCGCAAAAATCTCCGGGGGCAATTCCGCCAGATCCACCACCTTCAGCGGCACCTGAAGCTGCTTATAAATTTCTTCGATCTGCCGGGCGACTTTGCGCGTATTGCTGCCCGGACGATTCGTGCCAACGAGTAGCGTCATCATGCGCGCAGCATGACGGCACGGAAATCGAGTTTCAAGATTTCAGTTTCAAACTTTTTCGCGACAAATCTATTGCCACGCTTTTTCAGATTTTGCGCCATAATGTTCAAACGCTGTGGAAAGCCCTTTCAGCACTTCAGCGGTCGTCTCAAACAGCGCCTGCGCTTTCGGCTCCTTGACCTTCTCAACGTCGGCGCGCAGATGCTCAACGAGTTCATCCAGGCGTTGGCGAATGTGAATGGCGTGAAAATTTGGGTCCGATGGTGTGGGAGTGGCATTCATAAAATCATTCCGGTTGAAGTTACAAACAAACCTATGACCGGTTTTGGGCACTGTCAAATTCGAGCGTAATTTACATCCCATTTATTCGATTTAATGGCTTGAACATCTATGACGCATCCGCGCAATGGTAAGATGACGCTCCCAATGCCGCCGCAAGGACAACTGATATTCTAGCGCATGGTAGGGCTGCGCTGCCGCGCAGCCGCCCTAAGTCCCGCATGGACAACCGACAATCCAGGGCACGGTAGGGCGGAGCTGCTGCTCCGCCGTCCGCAGTCCCGCAGGGACGAAAGATCTTAGCCCAGCCATTTATGGCTGGGTTTTAGTTCGCTTCCAATTCGAGTCCCGCCAGGGACGAAAGAATCTAACGAAAACAAACACGGCGCGAGTCTGGATGATTTCAGAAATATTTCTTTCGTCCCTGCGGAACTGCGGCTATGTGGCACGACCCATCTTGCCACTTGGAGCTAGTGCGCGGATGCACTCCGATCCAATTTCATGGATTCAATATGTGAATTGGAAAATTCTGCGCTATTTCAAAGTCTCTTGCCTTGCGCCAAGGTATGATTTAGCATCCGCTTGTTACGGCATCAATAGTTTCAAGATGATAGTATGAGGTCTATACTTACCCGAGCAGGAGTTTTGACACCTCTGGCTTTATCTCTCGCGCTGGCGCACGCTTCCGCTCAGACAACGAATTATCAACTTCATTTCGTTGGCTATATCAATGTGGATTTCGTGGCCTCTTCTCGAACCCGCTTGAGGGGGTGAGCAACACACTGAGTGAGTTGTTTCACAATTATCCTAACCCGGCATATGGCCCGCCAGAAGGCGCGACGATTTATCTTTGGAATCCGGTCACTTTATCGTTTGATACCAACTCTACATTTACCCACGGCTCCTGGACGTTTGATTTCACCTTGCCTCCAGGGGTTGGCGCCATGCTTGTTACACCGGAGCCATTTTCAAACTCATTTTATGGCTATGTGATCAACTCTGATGGAACTCTTCCCATCCCTGATGGCCCTGCAATCTCGCCTTTCCCACCAGTTTTTACCGGGCCAAACGGGCTCTACCTCCTTGCTGATAAAGCACCTCAAATTGACACAGGTACAAACATTTTTCTGTCCATCCTGGGTCGGATTCCATTTGTGGGCGAACAGGTAATAACCTTCTCCAGCACCAACACCTATCTTGGCAATGGCACTTGGGACTCGATTCCCACTTTGAAATATGGCCAGGCCGCTTTTTTGAACATCATGTCGGAGCCGTCGCCGCTATTGTCTATCATCTGCACTAATGGAAATATTATCGTCTCGTGGCCACTAACAGCACGCGATTGGATACTTGAAACCAACAGCGATCCGCTCTCACTTTCCTGGCAAAATTACCTTGGGCCGATCACCAATAATTGCGTAACGAACACGTTGTCAACCGGAAGCCTGTTCTACCGCCTCACGTATCCGTAAAAATATCTTCAGCTTCTTACGGCCCAATCCAATCGCTGGTCCCGCCAACACTCAACCTCATGCCTTTAAGAAATCTCGGCACAAATGAATTGGCGCGTGCGCCCGGCCCATTCGGTCCCCACTGCCACTGATATATCCGGTCCCGCAATCCATTCCGTGCGCAGTAACAATTAAATCGCCAGCGCCCACTCATCGCCGTGGGCAAAACCGCCGTGATGATTTCCCCTTCTCCCGGACGCAAATGCTTCACGGCGGCGCGATAACCAACCGAGATGCTTCCGGGTTTTCCCAAAGTCTCGATTTTACCAAAGCCAAAAGCGGTGACGGCGGTTGAACCACCCACATTCGTGATCGCAAAGTTCGCACACCACGCGCCCGTGTCATTCGTGATGGATAAAAATTTGACCGTCAGTTTTGGTTCCCGCCCCGCCTTCAGGCACTCGAACAAAAGCGCGGCCGCAAAAAAGAACAGCAGCAAAAATAGAAATATTTTTCGACGCGAAGTTCCCATAAACCCATCATTCAAAATCCGCTTGCTGGTTCACAACCCGGCTCGCGATCGTCCTTCGCTCACCATAGGAAACCATGCCGCTGGCCCCGTCAATGACAGAGCGAAGCCAAAATGGAAAATTCTGCGCTTGCAATATCGCGCCTTTTGGCTAATTTCCACGGTTCCGCCGCTTGATACGCGGCACTAACATTTAACGAATATATTTTATGGCAACCGCAAACGACCTCCGCCGTGGCATGGCGATCAATTATAATGGCGACGTAGCCGTGGTGCTCGACAGTCAGCATCGCACCCCCGGCAACCTGCGCGCCTTCGTCCAGGCGACCATCCGCAGCATCAAGACCGGCAAATCTTCCGACGTGCGCTTCAGCTCCACGGAAAAGATCGAAGTCATCCCCATGATGACGCGCAAGATGGAATACAGCTATAAGGACGGCGAGGATTATGTTTTCTCCGATCCCGAAACTTTTGAGACCGTGAACTTGACGGAAGAAATCGTCGGCGACGCCAAA contains:
- a CDS encoding SUMF1/EgtB/PvdO family nonheme iron enzyme; amino-acid sequence: MVLVFAFAGGFDLSAVHADDAIDFNAQVKPILENNCVRCHNPEKAKSKLRLDNRADAFKGGADGIDIVPGDPAKSPLYTSTQLPADDDKKMPPKDESLTKAQTETLRLWILQGAKWPEGVTLIARKIVVAETNDEVATISEIRKKIIAQGNAASPAEMKSYTETIPGTRVTFDMVPIPAGTFVMGSPESEAKRKADEGPQRKISVSPFWMERCEVTWNEFELFMYPEMKKGNTPEIADAVTHPTKPYVEMSFGMGKDGFPAISMTQHAANTYCKWLSAKTGHFYRLPTEAEWEYACRAGTTTAYSFGDDVSKLGDYAWFAGNSDGKYQKVGQKKPNPWGLFDMHGNVAEWTLDQYSAQGYGAAAAGVIADPWVKATTPYPQAVRGGSWQDDPELLRSAARRGSDPSWKMQDPQLPKSIWYHTDAQFLGFRIVRPLTVPTAEELKNFWDSGVEHD
- the queD gene encoding 6-carboxytetrahydropterin synthase QueD; translated protein: MELRKTFQFEAAHLLPHLPKNHKCRRLHGHSFTAEIVVSGECDPRLGWVMDYAEISAAFKPLWEKLDHYYLNEIPGLENPTSENVAIWIWKKLKPKLPLLSEVVVAETCTAKCVYRGE
- a CDS encoding acyl-CoA reductase, which codes for MNLPNYFLADLPPEAALTQTIIADACQTLKRNRERYLAERTAASLIRLIAKVTENWLDSEYPIRQFALAQGPAATGFSRQTLAHGLDTFFRQITTENLRALMMQELGTVDRLDVFSATAAETSAQRAALARGPELLVQIAGGTLPNPIFMSIILGLLTKSAQFVKCASGCSFLPRMFAHSLYEADGKLGACLEVAEWRGGSMNLEMPLFKEADCVTATGSDETLSEIRYHLPVKTRFVGYGHRVSFGYVAHEMLSGFNPKKIATRAAMDVIAWDQQGCLSPHVIYVEHGGELTGELFAKMIAEELARLESEQPRGALPAETAAVIASKRAFYEIRAAHSPDTLMWHSENSTAWTVIYESDPRFQLSCLNRFIYVKGVANLTEALQGADSVIGKVSTVGLAATEDRAQHFATQLARWGITRVCPLGKMQNPPLLWRHDGRPALGDLVTWADWEQD
- a CDS encoding peroxiredoxin translates to MKALLALSLTAATLIASLTTTFADAAKAPAVGEAAPLVEGKNQDGKNWKLSDDIGKKVVLLYFYPKDDTRGCTKEACGLRDRMGDLGKDNVEVVGVSFDSAASHQQFISKYTLNFPLIADTDGKIADVYGVRMPGRNMDRRVSFLIGLDGKIVHVTDNPSADVHLDEMKQAIATVPKK
- a CDS encoding Gfo/Idh/MocA family oxidoreductase, with the protein product MKTVSVGVGVVGVGFMGATHIKAYHKIPGARVAAVCSTRKLPADGDLSGAGGNIGDTQPFKLDLAQVRAYTDFAQLLADPGVDLIDLCVPTRWHVPLAVAALRAGKHVLCEKPLARTPALCREIVEAAASAKGFFMPAMVMRFWPEWTWLKQTIDAQTYGKVLAARFRRVSPPPAWGNANYFNGEDSGGALLDFHIHDTDFVQFCFGRPRSVFSTGITRFSGAPDHVVTSYQVADGTPVTAEASWLMADSFGFKMEYTVNFERATVDFDLSRGVESLKIYEPGQAGRVVSCEAGDGYLGETRYFIDCIQRGVAPSVVTAADGLSAVEICEAEEKSIRTGAVVSL
- a CDS encoding sugar phosphate isomerase/epimerase family protein; its protein translation is MITAANLAVCSWSLRPADPDDLIRQLQTIGIQRVQIALDPLRSQPAVWGVLPELCAKNGITFASAMIATVGEDYSTMESIAQTGGVVPDATWEENWRNIQADAEIARALGVKLVTFHAGFLPHDPSDRTFQKLLQRITLIAELFAAKGMELGFETGQEKAETLRTFLRLLNQPNVGVNYDPANIILYDMEDPIAALRALGPWLKQCHIKDAVKTKKPGTWGQEVVVGMGQVDWAAFFRTVEQLRFSGNFCIEREAGEQRVADICAAHEYLARFTQ
- a CDS encoding NAD(P)H-dependent oxidoreductase, with the translated sequence MMTLLVGTNRPGSNTRKVARQIEEIYKQLQVPLKVVDLAELPPEIFAPTSYGEKPAAFAPFSEAILKSTALIIVTPEYNGGIPGILKYFIDMLKFPESFHHRPVCFVGLAAGMWGALRPVEQLQQIFGYRNAYIFPERVFLPLVGNSLDGEGKLSNAEIVGRLKTQAEGFIEFVKRFQTK
- the efp gene encoding elongation factor P, whose amino-acid sequence is MATANDLRRGMAINYNGDVAVVLDSQHRTPGNLRAFVQATIRSIKTGKSSDVRFSSTEKIEVIPMMTRKMEYSYKDGEDYVFSDPETFETVNLTEEIVGDAKNFLVENSQVTTTFVEEKAVSIELPSSVVLTVKDAPEGIRGDSANNMQKPVIMETGITVQAPLFIKTGEKLKIDTRTGKYMERA